Proteins encoded in a region of the Thiohalorhabdus denitrificans genome:
- a CDS encoding roadblock/LC7 domain-containing protein: MAEHEGYQARLKELLESQTEVTGAVISTEDGHALAGYSRRELSGERIAAMSSSLVGLGGTMAHTVGQGENEFVIVQNNDGYVATLRIDNRHLLTVAAKAGINLGMLLTLSRNTAKDLAAIVGK; this comes from the coding sequence GTGGCCGAGCACGAGGGCTACCAGGCCCGCCTGAAAGAGCTTCTTGAATCCCAGACCGAGGTGACGGGCGCCGTCATTTCCACCGAGGACGGGCACGCCCTGGCCGGCTACAGCCGGCGTGAGCTCTCGGGCGAGCGCATCGCCGCCATGAGCAGCTCTTTGGTGGGCCTGGGCGGCACCATGGCGCACACCGTGGGCCAGGGCGAAAACGAGTTCGTCATCGTCCAGAACAACGACGGCTACGTGGCCACCTTGCGCATCGACAACCGGCACCTGCTGACCGTGGCGGCCAAGGCGGGCATCAATCTGGGCATGCTGCTGACCCTCAGCCGCAATACCGCCAAGGACCTGGCCGCGATCGTGGGCAAATAA
- a CDS encoding metallophosphoesterase family protein — MTEFEPFPGPGVERVEVVGAVVPGEAYAEAVVAELMGKQAPEPLGRGEFFTGRPGTGVVCGDGRVAKVRLDLDLDWDTARRWVRHALDSERALGLHHPAKTWFLARVDGENRIGNVAPLLEPLHQELPVLSGEDQYRLLARLLGVYLEAATGPGKRLDEGLSNFGRDRQGRLFYLDDDTYDWDDFRSLAEALGYWIRLPLGLGTEGLTALGQELGRGILRHFGDPHWLRVLAQRLNRLFVANAEQAERRTALVEGIQSGHPSFRARMAAPEATGSTERTGSDLLAILADVHANRPALEAVLAYLKAEGITRGIVLGDVVGYGPHPQGCIELLRDSGLTLLKGNHDHAAANSQSRKGFSNTAYWVIEWTRGVLGEEAKGWLDGLPCCLEGEDWLALHGAPRDPTFFNGYVYHMTYEANLDELQDRGVPICFHGHTHIQGTYYRTAKGRDGFSGDPGQELREWRHCLVCPGSVGQPRDGKPGAAFALFHPETGELSHRRVDYDVDPVIDEMEGQGFPRPLLDRLRSGR; from the coding sequence ATGACCGAATTTGAGCCCTTTCCCGGCCCCGGGGTGGAGCGCGTCGAGGTGGTGGGCGCGGTCGTCCCCGGGGAGGCGTACGCCGAGGCGGTGGTCGCCGAGCTGATGGGCAAGCAGGCCCCCGAGCCGCTCGGTCGCGGGGAGTTTTTCACGGGCCGTCCGGGCACCGGCGTGGTGTGCGGGGACGGGCGCGTGGCCAAGGTCCGGCTGGATCTGGACCTGGATTGGGACACCGCCCGGCGCTGGGTCCGTCACGCCCTGGACAGCGAGCGGGCCCTGGGACTGCATCATCCCGCCAAGACCTGGTTCCTGGCCCGGGTGGACGGCGAGAACCGGATCGGCAACGTCGCCCCCCTGCTTGAACCGCTGCATCAGGAGCTCCCGGTCCTGAGCGGTGAGGACCAGTACCGGCTGCTGGCGCGCCTGCTGGGGGTCTATCTGGAGGCGGCCACGGGGCCGGGGAAGCGCCTCGACGAAGGCCTGTCGAACTTCGGCCGGGACCGCCAAGGACGGCTGTTCTACCTCGATGACGACACCTACGACTGGGACGACTTCCGGTCCCTCGCCGAGGCGCTGGGCTACTGGATCCGCCTGCCCCTGGGGCTGGGGACGGAGGGGCTGACCGCCCTGGGGCAGGAGCTGGGGCGGGGGATCCTGCGGCATTTCGGCGATCCCCACTGGCTGCGGGTCCTGGCCCAGCGGCTCAACCGCCTGTTCGTGGCGAACGCGGAGCAGGCGGAGCGGCGCACGGCCCTGGTGGAGGGGATCCAGTCCGGGCATCCCTCCTTCCGGGCCCGGATGGCCGCCCCGGAGGCGACCGGAAGCACCGAGCGTACCGGATCCGACCTCCTGGCGATCCTCGCCGACGTCCACGCCAACCGCCCGGCCCTGGAGGCGGTGCTGGCGTACCTGAAGGCGGAGGGGATTACCCGGGGCATCGTCCTCGGCGATGTGGTCGGCTACGGCCCCCATCCCCAGGGATGCATCGAGCTCCTGCGCGACTCCGGGCTGACTCTCCTAAAGGGCAACCACGACCATGCCGCGGCCAATAGCCAGTCCCGGAAGGGGTTTTCCAATACCGCCTACTGGGTGATCGAGTGGACCCGCGGGGTGCTGGGCGAGGAGGCCAAGGGCTGGCTGGACGGTCTGCCCTGCTGCCTGGAGGGGGAGGACTGGCTGGCGCTGCACGGCGCGCCGCGCGATCCGACCTTTTTCAACGGCTACGTCTACCATATGACCTACGAGGCCAACTTGGACGAGCTCCAGGATCGCGGTGTGCCCATTTGCTTCCACGGGCACACCCACATTCAGGGCACCTATTACCGGACGGCGAAGGGTAGGGACGGGTTCTCGGGGGATCCGGGGCAGGAACTGCGAGAATGGCGGCACTGCCTCGTCTGTCCGGGGTCGGTGGGCCAGCCCCGGGACGGAAAGCCGGGTGCGGCCTTCGCCCTGTTCCATCCGGAAACGGGCGAACTGTCCCATCGGCGGGTGGATTACGACGTGGATCCGGTGATCGACGAAATGGAGGGGCAGGGATTCCCCCGGCCCCTCCTTGATCGACTGCGGAGCGGGCGCTAA
- a CDS encoding gluconate 2-dehydrogenase subunit 3 family protein — protein MRRRRFLQGALAGLGAWLGRPVLAPGARAAPQEGSGPDGWEVLEAALDRLLPADGDGPGARDIGAADYLRTTLNGPRIDPEDRDFLLQGADWLDDAARKEAGAPFPDLPPVKQDAVLTTIARSDAGDRWLARLLDHLFEALLADPIYGGNAGGRGWAWLEHRPGFPRPPASKTYPRLAERWYA, from the coding sequence ATGCGGCGCCGGCGCTTCCTGCAGGGGGCGCTGGCGGGCCTCGGCGCCTGGCTGGGGCGGCCGGTGCTGGCGCCCGGGGCCCGGGCCGCGCCGCAGGAAGGATCCGGGCCGGACGGCTGGGAGGTTCTGGAAGCCGCCCTGGACCGCCTCCTGCCCGCCGACGGGGACGGCCCCGGCGCCCGGGACATCGGCGCCGCAGACTACCTGCGCACTACCCTCAACGGGCCGCGCATCGACCCCGAAGACCGGGACTTCCTTCTCCAGGGCGCCGACTGGCTGGACGACGCCGCCCGCAAGGAGGCCGGCGCTCCCTTTCCCGACCTGCCGCCCGTCAAGCAGGACGCCGTCCTGACCACCATCGCCCGTAGCGACGCCGGCGACCGCTGGCTGGCGCGGCTTCTGGATCATCTGTTCGAGGCCCTGCTCGCCGACCCCATCTACGGCGGCAACGCTGGCGGCCGGGGCTGGGCCTGGCTGGAGCACCGGCCCGGCTTTCCCCGCCCCCCCGCCAGCAAGACCTATCCCCGCCTGGCCGAACGGTGGTACGCATGA
- a CDS encoding GMC family oxidoreductase, producing the protein MSAEPDFDVCVVGSGAGGAPVALALAEAGYSVVVLEKGPRFTEEDFYKDELACCRRDVFTPSLRDERHVIAPERGSPTSTADSGVSWWNGNCVGGATNFMSGYFHRQKPVDFRLRSEFGPVDGADVRDWPIGYEDLEPYYARVEREVGVSGRVTDHPAAEPRSTDDFPHPPTAEHAVAGWIDDAAREQGLHPFPVPRAILPAPAGGRQGCSYSGYCGGYGCPTGAKGSSRAALLDRAEATGRCEVRDRCHVHRLESDARGRVTAAEYFHYPDPEGRPRTVTARSFAVACQPVETARLLLTSPGPAHPDGLANGNGLVGRYLLFSAGGTGGGLLAYDDLDSGRASELAVEGPFVNRAVQDWYTLEADEVGGRAKGGTVDFLLAHNNPIARASGTKRDAEGGLVWGRALKRRLKERFTEGRQVRFEVFCDWQPLADSRVTLDPEETDRWGRPVARVHLAHHPRDLAVGRHIARGTAEVLRGLGARDVDWSVSANPPVNLVAGGCRFGTDPAEAVLDPDCRAFGADNLYITDASFMPTGGSVPFTWTIYANAFRVADRIRESL; encoded by the coding sequence ATGAGCGCCGAGCCCGACTTCGACGTCTGCGTGGTGGGCAGCGGGGCCGGCGGCGCCCCGGTGGCCCTGGCCCTGGCCGAGGCCGGCTACTCGGTGGTGGTGCTAGAGAAGGGCCCGCGCTTCACCGAGGAGGATTTCTACAAGGACGAGTTGGCCTGCTGCCGGCGGGACGTGTTCACCCCGAGCCTCCGGGACGAGCGCCACGTCATCGCCCCGGAGCGGGGCTCCCCCACCAGCACCGCCGACTCCGGCGTCAGCTGGTGGAACGGCAACTGCGTGGGCGGGGCCACCAACTTCATGAGCGGCTACTTCCACCGCCAGAAGCCCGTGGACTTCCGCCTGCGCTCCGAATTCGGCCCCGTGGACGGGGCGGACGTGCGCGACTGGCCCATCGGCTACGAGGACCTGGAGCCCTACTACGCGCGGGTGGAGCGGGAGGTGGGCGTCTCCGGACGGGTCACCGACCACCCCGCCGCCGAGCCCCGCTCCACCGACGACTTCCCCCATCCCCCCACCGCCGAGCACGCCGTGGCCGGCTGGATCGACGACGCCGCCCGGGAGCAGGGCCTGCACCCCTTCCCCGTGCCCCGCGCCATCCTGCCGGCCCCCGCCGGCGGCCGGCAGGGCTGCAGCTACAGCGGCTACTGCGGCGGCTACGGCTGCCCCACCGGTGCCAAGGGCAGCAGCCGGGCCGCCCTGCTCGACCGGGCCGAGGCCACCGGCCGCTGCGAGGTCCGCGACCGCTGCCACGTCCACCGCCTGGAGAGCGACGCACGCGGCCGGGTCACCGCCGCCGAATACTTCCACTACCCCGACCCCGAGGGGCGGCCGCGCACGGTGACGGCGCGCTCCTTCGCCGTGGCCTGCCAGCCGGTGGAGACCGCCCGGCTGCTGCTGACCTCCCCGGGGCCCGCCCACCCCGACGGCCTCGCCAACGGCAACGGCCTGGTGGGCCGCTACCTGCTGTTCTCCGCCGGCGGCACCGGCGGCGGGCTGCTCGCCTACGACGACCTGGACTCCGGACGGGCCTCGGAGCTGGCGGTGGAGGGTCCCTTCGTCAATCGGGCGGTGCAGGACTGGTACACCCTGGAGGCGGACGAGGTGGGCGGGCGAGCCAAGGGGGGCACCGTGGACTTCCTGCTGGCCCACAACAACCCCATCGCCCGGGCGTCGGGCACCAAGCGCGACGCCGAAGGCGGCCTGGTGTGGGGCCGGGCCCTCAAGCGGCGCCTGAAGGAGCGCTTCACCGAGGGCCGGCAGGTGCGCTTCGAGGTGTTCTGCGACTGGCAGCCCCTGGCGGACAGCCGCGTGACCCTCGACCCGGAGGAGACCGACCGCTGGGGCCGCCCGGTAGCCCGCGTCCACCTCGCCCACCACCCCCGGGACCTGGCCGTGGGCCGCCACATCGCCCGGGGCACGGCGGAGGTACTGCGCGGGCTGGGGGCGCGGGACGTGGACTGGTCGGTGAGCGCCAACCCGCCGGTGAACCTGGTGGCCGGCGGCTGCCGCTTCGGAACCGACCCCGCGGAGGCCGTCCTCGACCCCGACTGCCGCGCCTTCGGGGCCGACAACCTCTACATCACCGACGCCAGCTTCATGCCCACCGGCGGCAGCGTCCCCTTCACCTGGACCATCTACGCCAACGCCTTCCGCGTGGCCGACCGCATCCGGGAGAGCCTGTAG
- a CDS encoding protein adenylyltransferase SelO, with amino-acid sequence MSQAETTAAEPLALDNSYLRLPEACYARVGPTEVSQPQLLRLNADLAEELGLDAEALAAPEGLEVLAGNRVPEGAEPLALAYAGHQFGNFVPQLGDGRAVLLGEVVDRDGVRRDLQLKGSGRTPFSRGGSDGRSSLGPVIREYLVSEGMAALGIPTTRALAMVATGDPVLRQQVEPGGVLTRVAASHVRVGTFEYFFRRGDLDTVRALADYVIERHYPEVAEAEQPYKALMGAVADRTADLVADWLLVGFIHGVMNTDNVSIAGETIDYGPCAFMDDYHPATVYSSIDRHGRYAYDQQPKIAQWNLARFAEALLPLISDDPDTAVAAAHEMLDPFQDRLNARYHAGLRRKMGLMEERDGDEDLALDLLARMAVQRADFTLTFRRLADLGREPSENDEAVRELFADPADFDAWARSWRDRLAAEDSGDEARRAAMRAVNPAYIPRNHRVEEAIAAAMHEGDLRPIDDLLTVLADPYADHPGYEHLARPPRPEEVVEQTFCGT; translated from the coding sequence TTGAGCCAAGCCGAAACCACCGCCGCCGAGCCGCTGGCGCTCGACAACAGCTACCTCCGCCTGCCGGAGGCCTGCTACGCCCGGGTAGGGCCCACGGAGGTCTCCCAGCCGCAGCTCCTGCGCCTCAACGCGGATCTTGCCGAGGAGCTCGGTCTCGATGCCGAGGCCCTGGCCGCCCCGGAGGGGCTGGAGGTTCTAGCGGGCAACCGCGTCCCCGAGGGCGCGGAGCCCCTGGCGCTCGCCTACGCCGGCCACCAGTTCGGCAACTTCGTGCCCCAGCTCGGCGACGGCCGGGCCGTGCTGCTGGGCGAGGTGGTGGATCGCGACGGGGTGCGGCGGGACCTCCAGCTCAAGGGCTCCGGGCGCACACCGTTCTCCCGGGGCGGCAGCGATGGCCGCTCCTCCCTCGGGCCGGTGATTCGGGAGTACCTGGTGAGCGAGGGCATGGCCGCCCTCGGTATCCCCACCACCCGAGCCCTGGCCATGGTGGCCACTGGCGATCCGGTGCTGCGCCAGCAGGTGGAGCCGGGCGGCGTGCTCACGCGCGTGGCGGCCAGCCACGTGCGGGTGGGCACCTTCGAGTACTTCTTCCGGCGCGGCGACCTGGACACCGTTCGCGCCCTGGCCGACTACGTCATCGAGCGCCACTACCCGGAGGTGGCCGAAGCCGAGCAGCCCTACAAGGCGCTGATGGGCGCGGTGGCCGACCGCACCGCCGACCTCGTCGCCGACTGGCTGCTGGTGGGCTTCATTCACGGCGTGATGAACACGGACAACGTCTCCATCGCCGGCGAGACCATCGACTACGGCCCCTGCGCCTTCATGGACGATTACCACCCCGCCACGGTGTACAGCTCCATCGACCGACACGGCCGCTACGCCTACGACCAGCAGCCGAAGATCGCGCAATGGAACCTGGCGCGCTTTGCCGAGGCCCTGCTGCCGCTGATCTCCGACGACCCGGACACCGCCGTGGCCGCCGCCCACGAGATGCTCGATCCCTTCCAGGATCGCCTGAACGCCCGCTACCACGCCGGCCTGCGCCGCAAGATGGGGCTCATGGAGGAGCGCGACGGCGACGAGGATCTGGCCCTGGACCTGCTCGCCCGCATGGCCGTGCAGCGGGCGGACTTCACCCTCACCTTCCGCCGCCTGGCCGACCTGGGGCGGGAGCCCTCCGAGAACGACGAGGCCGTGCGCGAGCTGTTCGCGGACCCCGCCGATTTCGACGCCTGGGCCCGGTCCTGGCGTGACCGCCTGGCCGCCGAGGACAGCGGCGACGAAGCGCGCCGCGCCGCCATGCGCGCCGTGAACCCCGCCTACATCCCCCGCAACCACCGCGTGGAGGAGGCCATCGCCGCGGCCATGCACGAGGGCGACCTCCGGCCCATCGACGACCTGCTCACCGTCCTTGCGGACCCCTACGCCGACCACCCCGGCTACGAGCACCTCGCCCGGCCGCCCAGGCCGGAGGAGGTGGTGGAGCAGACCTTCTGCGGGACCTGA
- a CDS encoding aspartate:alanine exchanger family transporter yields the protein MPEADVLIPIQIFFQKSDLVITFLLVLIGIAFGNLTIKGVGFGSSGVLIAAMVAGYFYQFDPLPILADLGIVLFLLCVGLEAGPSFFRAFKQHGRRFITNVLVLLAISGVNTVAVIALFGIPVGVGLGLFAGAFTSSPALISALQFSPEQEVIFGYGVGYPFGLVGVILFISIAVRLLRDKMAAEVRGRSRLHAAVYKLDNEELHGRLIRDVELFQQHDVAVSGILRGLSVRSASGSSVLQKGDLLRLEGVPEEVEAVGGAIGEEVQESFDEHSELDTRSIVVENTAVVNRSLRDLGLRLRFNASLTRVMRGSLEFVPNEDETLAYGDVVVAVGTPYQLDQLELFLGHEHHTVQRRVDIGSLAAILFLAFALGGLVVPLPGLGNFSLGIAGGALVAGLIFGHFGRIGNFIGRFPRNATAVLKELGLALFFVQVGLETGQSFVESLDFQAIYYAFYALLLAVVPMAGSFLIGHYLLRIPVSECFGVICGGMTFTPGLDIIRRVDSSERPIVAYSSVYPVALILVIVLVQGMHLALAALGAAG from the coding sequence ATGCCCGAAGCCGATGTCCTGATCCCCATCCAGATCTTCTTCCAGAAGTCCGATCTGGTCATCACCTTCCTGCTGGTCCTGATCGGCATCGCCTTCGGCAATCTGACCATCAAGGGTGTGGGCTTCGGCTCCAGCGGCGTGCTGATCGCCGCCATGGTGGCGGGCTACTTCTACCAGTTCGACCCGCTGCCCATCCTCGCCGATCTGGGCATCGTCCTGTTCCTGTTGTGCGTGGGCCTGGAGGCCGGACCCAGCTTCTTTCGCGCCTTCAAGCAGCACGGCCGGCGCTTCATCACCAATGTCCTGGTCCTGCTGGCCATCTCCGGCGTCAACACGGTGGCCGTCATCGCCCTGTTCGGTATCCCCGTGGGGGTGGGGCTGGGGCTGTTCGCCGGGGCCTTCACCTCCAGCCCGGCGCTGATCAGCGCCCTCCAGTTCAGCCCCGAGCAGGAGGTGATCTTCGGCTACGGTGTGGGCTACCCCTTCGGGCTGGTGGGGGTGATCCTGTTCATCAGCATCGCCGTCCGCCTCCTGCGCGACAAGATGGCGGCGGAGGTCCGGGGCCGCAGCCGCCTGCACGCGGCGGTGTACAAGCTGGATAACGAGGAGCTCCACGGCAGGCTGATCCGGGACGTGGAGCTGTTCCAGCAGCACGACGTGGCGGTTTCCGGCATCCTGCGTGGCCTGTCGGTGCGCTCCGCCAGCGGCAGCTCCGTCCTGCAGAAGGGCGACCTCCTGCGGCTGGAGGGCGTGCCGGAGGAGGTGGAGGCCGTGGGCGGCGCCATCGGCGAGGAGGTGCAGGAGTCCTTCGATGAGCACTCCGAGCTGGATACCCGCTCCATCGTGGTGGAGAACACCGCGGTGGTGAACCGCTCCCTGCGGGACCTGGGCCTGCGTCTGCGCTTCAACGCCTCGCTGACCCGGGTCATGCGCGGCAGCCTGGAGTTCGTGCCCAACGAGGACGAGACCCTGGCCTACGGCGACGTGGTGGTGGCTGTGGGCACGCCCTACCAGCTGGACCAGCTGGAGCTGTTCCTGGGCCACGAGCACCACACCGTGCAGCGCCGCGTGGACATCGGCTCCCTGGCCGCCATCCTCTTCCTGGCCTTCGCCCTCGGCGGCCTGGTGGTGCCCCTGCCCGGGCTGGGGAACTTCTCCCTGGGGATCGCCGGCGGCGCGCTGGTGGCCGGGCTGATCTTCGGCCACTTCGGCCGGATCGGCAATTTCATTGGCCGCTTCCCGCGCAACGCCACGGCGGTGCTCAAGGAGCTGGGCCTGGCCCTGTTCTTCGTCCAGGTGGGCCTGGAGACGGGGCAGAGCTTCGTGGAATCCCTGGACTTCCAGGCGATCTACTACGCCTTCTACGCCCTCCTGCTGGCCGTGGTACCCATGGCCGGAAGCTTCCTGATCGGCCACTACCTGCTGCGCATCCCGGTCAGCGAATGCTTCGGGGTCATCTGCGGGGGCATGACCTTCACCCCCGGCCTGGACATCATCCGCCGCGTGGACAGCTCCGAGCGCCCCATCGTGGCGTACTCCTCCGTCTATCCCGTGGCCCTGATCCTGGTGATCGTCCTGGTGCAGGGCATGCACCTGGCCCTGGCGGCCCTGGGGGCCGCCGGCTGA
- a CDS encoding nucleoside deaminase, translating to MDPFLQAALEEAEEGYREGGVPIGAVLVHGDRILGRGHNQRVQRGSAVLHAETAALENAGRQPASVYRECALYTTLSPCPMCSGAALLYGIPRVVIGENRNFLGEEELLHSRGVTVEVRQDPACIDLMVRFIAEKPELWNEDIGV from the coding sequence ATGGACCCATTCCTGCAGGCCGCCCTGGAGGAGGCCGAGGAAGGCTACCGCGAGGGCGGCGTCCCCATCGGCGCCGTCCTCGTACACGGCGACCGCATCCTCGGCCGGGGCCACAACCAACGGGTGCAGCGGGGTAGCGCCGTCCTGCACGCCGAGACGGCCGCTTTGGAGAACGCCGGCCGCCAGCCGGCCAGTGTCTACCGGGAGTGCGCCCTCTACACCACCCTGTCGCCCTGCCCCATGTGCTCCGGGGCGGCCCTGCTCTACGGCATTCCCCGGGTGGTGATCGGCGAGAACCGGAACTTCCTGGGCGAGGAAGAGCTGCTGCACTCCCGGGGGGTAACGGTGGAGGTCCGGCAGGACCCCGCCTGCATCGACCTCATGGTCCGCTTTATCGCGGAAAAGCCGGAACTCTGGAACGAGGATATCGGGGTGTGA